From Erigeron canadensis isolate Cc75 chromosome 8, C_canadensis_v1, whole genome shotgun sequence, one genomic window encodes:
- the LOC122580603 gene encoding uncharacterized protein LOC122580603: MIKDSKWNWPLGWINRVLELGNLSVPVLHNDVADKVIWKNNNGNEVDFSVGRVWKDTRECGSKVRWSKVVWFSQCVPSHAFILWLAMRDRMQTQDRMAKWCPATDFSCMSCDKQSDSMDHLFFRCEYSNYIWEEMKEYIEDKTIPNSWKDVKDWIIRKKSNNSAASVIQRLIVAACVYMIWKERNTRLFSKTQMPKEKVRDKIIEVVKIRFIRLRFKDGDEYNKVKKKWNIV, encoded by the coding sequence ATGATTAAAGACAGTAAATGGAATTGGCCTTTAGGGTGGATAAACAGGGTACTTGAATTGGGAAATCTGAGTGTACCTGTGTTACATAATGATGTTGCAGATAAAGTAATATGGAAAAATAACAATGGGAATGAGGTTGATTTTTCAGTTGGCAGAGTCTGGAAAGACACTAGGGAATGTGGTTCTAAAGTTCGTTGGAGTAAGGTTGTGTGGTTTAGTCAATGCGTTCCTAGTCATGCCTTCATTCTTTGGCTGGCTATGAGGGACAGAATGCAGACACAAGATAGAATGGCGAAATGGTGTCCTGCAACTGATTTTTCATGCATGTCGTGTGATAAACAAAGTGATTCAATGGATCACTTGTTCTTTAGATGTGAATATTCAAATTACATTTGGGAGGAAATGAAGGAGTATATAGAGGATAAAACAATACCTAATAGCTGGAAGGATGTTAAAGATTGGATAATTAGAAAAAAGTCTAATAATTCTGCGGCAAGTGTAATTCAAAGGCTGATAGTTGCTGCTTGTGTGTACATGATATGGAAGGAGAGGAATACAAGATTGTTTAGCAAAACTCAAATGCCCAAAGAAAAAGTGAGAGACAAAATTATTGAAGTTGTAAAGATTAGATTTATAAGATTGAGATTCAAAGATGGAGATGAATACAACAAAGTTAAGAAGAAATGGAATATTGTGTAG